The Paenibacillus sp. 481 DNA window ACGGTTGTCGGTGAGCGTGGACTCGGCTTATCAGGCGGCCAAAAACAGCGAATTGCGATCGCACGTGCGTTATTGCAAGACCCGAAAATATTACTGCTCGACGATGCAACAAGTGCGGTTGATATGGAGACGGAGCATGAAATTCAGGTTGGCTTTCAACAAGTCATGCAAGGTAGAACCGTGTTTATTATTGCACATCGCATTTCTTCGCTCCGACATGCAGACGAAATTATCGTACTTGAGCAAGGCCATATTGTTCAGCGTGGAACGCATGATCAGCTTATTGCAGTGCCAGGTACGTACCAAGATGTTTACCATATACAGTATGCCGATCAGATGGACCGTACTTCTTTTGCAGACGCCGTTGCAAATTCAGTTGTAAGTTCTGCTGTAAGTACTGTTGTAAGTTCTGTTGCACAATCTGGAGAGCACGAGCACGAGCACGAGCAAGAGAAAGCGGCGGATAAACGCGAGGATTTAAAAGATAAGTGTGACGGTATGAAAGCGCAGGTGAGAGTATGAGTCAAATGAACAGCTCCATAAAAAATTCACTGAATAGCGATAGCGCTAACGAATTCGCACAACAGAAAGCGAATCGGCGCACACGCTTCGTCTACCAAGATGACAATGCCATTGAAAAGCCATTTAACTGGTCACAAATGCGCCGTCTGCTCGTGTATATGAAGCCTTATAAGCGTCAACTACTGCCGCTGCTATTCGTCTTCATGCTCATTGGCACGTTGACGAAACTTGCGATTCCGTTTCTTATTAGTTATGCGATTGACCATGCTATCGCACCGAAGGACGCAGCCCCATCGCTGCGATTGCTGTATACGGTTGCAGGCTTTATTTTGGGACTGTACGTCGTTCAATGGATTGCGAACAGTTTCCGCATTAAATTTATGAACGTAATCGGCCAGCGTATTATTTATGATTTGCGGGCAGATTTGTTCAAACATATTCAAAAGCTATCATTTGGTTTCTATGATAAACGTCCAGCAGGCTCTGTTCTCGTACGCATTACGAACGATGTTAACTCCTTACAGGAGCTGTTTACGAATGGGGCTCTTATTTTGCTGCTTGATTGTGTACAACTGCTCGGCATTGTTATCATCTTACTGTTCTATAACGTGCAGTTGGCGTTGGCCGTTATGATTACGGTTCCAATTATGTTCATCATCTCCACCCGTTTGCGCCAGCATATTCGTTCCGCGTGGCAAGATGTGCGGATAAAGCAGTCGCGAATCAACTCGCATTTAAATGAGGCGATTCAAGGTATGCGAGTCACGCAAGCGTATACGCAAGAGCAGGCGAATATGGATTATTTTAAGACGATGAACACGATTAATAAAAAATCTTGGGACCGTGCGACCACGCTCAATCAGACGTTTGGGCCTGTCATCGAGATTACGAGTGCAATCGGCGCCTTTATTTTGTTCTGGTACGGTTCGCATTTAGTGCAAACGGGCGTCATCACGGTCGGTATCTTGTTCGGTTTTGCGCAATATATCGGAAACTTCTGGGAGCCAATCAATCGTTTAGGCATGATGTACTCGCAAATGCTAATTGCAATGGCTTCCTCAGAGCGCATCTTTGAATTTATGGATGAACAGCCTGCGGTTGCGGAAGCTTTGCAGGCGAAGACATTGCCGCAAATTCGTGGGGATGTTCAGTTTGAAAATATCGTATTCGAGTATGAAGCCGGACGCCCAGCGCTGCGAGGTGTATCGTTAGGTGCCCAAGCAGGGCAATCGATTGCGTTGGTAGGTCACACAGGATCGGGGAAAAGTACGATTATCAATTTGCTGTGTAGATTTTACGACACGACACAAGGAAGAATTCTCATTGATGGTGAAGATATTAGCCTCGTGACCTTGGAAAGCTTGCGATCACAGGTAGGCATCGTGCTGCAAGATACGTTTATTTTCTCGGGTACGATTCGTGATAATATCCGCTTTGGCCGCTTAGATGCGACAGATGAAGAGGTCGAAGCGGTGGCGAAGGCTGTGTATGCGCACCAATTTATTGCTAAGCTGCCGAACGGCTACGATACGGAGGTGCAAGAACGAGGCAACGCGCTGTCGATGGGGCAGCGTCAGCTGATTTCATTTGCGCGCGCGTTGCTTGCGAATCCGCGCATCTTAATTTTGGATGAAGCGACGGCAAGCATTGATACGGAGACGGAGCTTCATATCCAAGAAGCGCTTAAAACGTTGCTACAAGGTCGTACATCGTTCATTATTGCCCATCGGTTGTCGACGATTCGTCACTGTGACAACATCATTGTACTTGACCATGGGACGATTCAGGAGCAAGGCACACACGAACAATTAATGAAACATCAAGGTATATATTTCGGATTAATTGCTGCTCAATACAAATATATGTAACTTTTTGCCCCGTTGTTATTGATTAAATCCGTAAAATAAGCGAAAATAGCTGTAGAATGTTCGACTTTTTTTACGGGAGAGGATCGTAATGACAATCGGGGCACCTTTATGTCCGCAAGCGAAAAAGATGATGCTGCTAGGAGCGGGTGAGCTTGGCAAGGAAGTTATAATTGAAGCACAGCGGCTTGGGGTGGAGACGATTGCTGTTGACAGGTATCCAAATGCGCCTGCCATGCAAGTGGCACATCGTAGTTATGTGGTGGATATGCTTGATGCAAATGCATTAAAAGAGCTTGTTTATGCAGAGAGACCCGATATTATCGTGCCAGAAATAGAAGCGATTGCAACTTCGGCACTGGTAGAGCTAGAGCAGGAAGGCTATCGCGTCGCGCCAACAGCCAAGGCTACACAGCTTACGATGGATCGTGAGGGGATTCGCCGTTTAGCTGCTGAGGATCTTGGATTGCCGACGGCTCGATATGCATTCGCTAATAGTTTGGAAGAGTTGCACGCAGCGGTAGCAGAAATCGGCGTGCCTTGTGTCATTAAGCCGATTATGAGCTCCTCTGGCAAGGGACAGAGCGTCTGTCGGGAGCTGGCTGACGTTGAGCGCTGCTGGACATATGCGATGGATGGCGCACGTGCTAAATCAGCGCGAGTCATTGTCGAATCATTCGTGTCGTTTGAGTCTGAAATTACGCTGCTGACCGTTCGTTCCGTGTCCGGCACTGTTTTTTGTCCGCCAATTGGACATGTGCAGCAGGACGGCGATTATGTCGAATCGTGGCAGCCGCATCCGATGAGTGCGCATCAGTTGGAACAGGCGCAGGAAATCGCACGTGCGGTTACAGATGCGTTAGGCGGATATGGACTGTACGGCGTTGAGTTATTTTTGACGGCAGATGGTGTCGTCTTTAGTGAAGTGTCGCCGCGACCGCATGATACAGGGCTTGTAACGTTAGTGAGTCAGGACTTATCTGAGTTTGCGCTCCATGTGCGTGCGGTGCTGGGATATCCGGTTCATCACGTACAGTTGATGACACCTGGGGCGTCAGCTGTCATCAAAGCGACGCAGCTCTGCACGAACTACGCCTTCCATGGTGTGGAGGAGGCGCTACAGCAGCCACATACACAGGTGCGCTTGTTCGGCAAAGCAGAAGCACGGCCTGGTAGACGTGTGGGCGTGTGTGTAAGTGGGGCTGAGCAGGTAGAACAGGCACGAGCGCGCGCTAAAGCTGCTGCACAATCGATTACGATATCGTACTCATAAACGATACCATTTTTTCCGAAAAGCACGATCTCATGTGAGGTCGTGCTTTTTTTAATACCCATTTTTTCTATTGTGTTGAAGATAAAACAAAGCAGCTTCGTGTCTACATTTGCAAAACATGTTCTGACCCGCTATTGTAAATACAGATCATACATGGGAGGAAACTATGAAGAACAACAAATCGACATCACGCCAATGGAGAATAATGGCGCTTTGCGGCTTATTGTCTACACTTGTGCTCGTAGTAGGCTTTGGCTTCGGTGTAGCCAATATTTTATCGCCTGCCTCTGTCCCATTTGCGCAGGTGCCTACGGAAAATACGCCTAAAGTTGAAAATGAGGCAAATAGCAATGAGATTCGAATCGTATCAATAGGGGATTCATTGACACGGGGTACGGGGGACGGTACAGGAGACGGCTATGTGCGTCGCGTAGTGCGTTTACTGAAAGAGGAGCAGGACAAGCCTGTCACCCTACTTAACAATTTAGGTATAAACGGATTGCGTGCTGATCAGTTGTCACAGCGCTTGCAAGAACAAAGTATGGGATATACCTTGAAGCAGGCAGATGTTATTTTATTAACGATCGGTGGGAATGACTTGTTTCAAAGCGCTCAAGCCGACCAATTAAGTGATAAAGAGCTGGATAAAGAAGCGATGCTTGCAAAAGTAGACAAAAGTATTCCGCATTTGTCCCAAGTATTGTCTAGCTTGCGAAAATGGAATCCACATGCACGGATCGTCTACGCGGGCTTGTACAATCC harbors:
- a CDS encoding ABC transporter ATP-binding protein, coding for MSQMNSSIKNSLNSDSANEFAQQKANRRTRFVYQDDNAIEKPFNWSQMRRLLVYMKPYKRQLLPLLFVFMLIGTLTKLAIPFLISYAIDHAIAPKDAAPSLRLLYTVAGFILGLYVVQWIANSFRIKFMNVIGQRIIYDLRADLFKHIQKLSFGFYDKRPAGSVLVRITNDVNSLQELFTNGALILLLDCVQLLGIVIILLFYNVQLALAVMITVPIMFIISTRLRQHIRSAWQDVRIKQSRINSHLNEAIQGMRVTQAYTQEQANMDYFKTMNTINKKSWDRATTLNQTFGPVIEITSAIGAFILFWYGSHLVQTGVITVGILFGFAQYIGNFWEPINRLGMMYSQMLIAMASSERIFEFMDEQPAVAEALQAKTLPQIRGDVQFENIVFEYEAGRPALRGVSLGAQAGQSIALVGHTGSGKSTIINLLCRFYDTTQGRILIDGEDISLVTLESLRSQVGIVLQDTFIFSGTIRDNIRFGRLDATDEEVEAVAKAVYAHQFIAKLPNGYDTEVQERGNALSMGQRQLISFARALLANPRILILDEATASIDTETELHIQEALKTLLQGRTSFIIAHRLSTIRHCDNIIVLDHGTIQEQGTHEQLMKHQGIYFGLIAAQYKYM
- the purT gene encoding formate-dependent phosphoribosylglycinamide formyltransferase — translated: MTIGAPLCPQAKKMMLLGAGELGKEVIIEAQRLGVETIAVDRYPNAPAMQVAHRSYVVDMLDANALKELVYAERPDIIVPEIEAIATSALVELEQEGYRVAPTAKATQLTMDREGIRRLAAEDLGLPTARYAFANSLEELHAAVAEIGVPCVIKPIMSSSGKGQSVCRELADVERCWTYAMDGARAKSARVIVESFVSFESEITLLTVRSVSGTVFCPPIGHVQQDGDYVESWQPHPMSAHQLEQAQEIARAVTDALGGYGLYGVELFLTADGVVFSEVSPRPHDTGLVTLVSQDLSEFALHVRAVLGYPVHHVQLMTPGASAVIKATQLCTNYAFHGVEEALQQPHTQVRLFGKAEARPGRRVGVCVSGAEQVEQARARAKAAAQSITISYS
- a CDS encoding GDSL-type esterase/lipase family protein; protein product: MKNNKSTSRQWRIMALCGLLSTLVLVVGFGFGVANILSPASVPFAQVPTENTPKVENEANSNEIRIVSIGDSLTRGTGDGTGDGYVRRVVRLLKEEQDKPVTLLNNLGINGLRADQLSQRLQEQSMGYTLKQADVILLTIGGNDLFQSAQADQLSDKELDKEAMLAKVDKSIPHLSQVLSSLRKWNPHARIVYAGLYNPFADLAEMREIGNSVVQKWNDEAYQIINKDPNMVLVPTHDLFQQNINKHLSSDHFHPNDKGYEAIAKRIVQSIH